The window CGGCGAGGAGGACGGAACGCGGCCTGGTGATCACGCTCCGAGTGTGTCAGGCCGGAGCAGCCGCCGCGTCGACCGGTGTGCTGAACTGCTCGACCAGCGTCCGCTTCAGGACCTTGCCGCTCGGTCCGAGGGGCAGGGCGTCGACCACGTGCACGACCCGCGGGAACTTGTACGCCGCGATCTCGTCGGACACGAAGTGGACGAGCTCGTCCGGGCTGACGGTCGCGCCGGCGCGGAGCACCACGGCGGCCTCGATCTCCTGGCCGTGCAGCTCGTGCGGGACGCCGAAGACCGCCGCCATGGTGACGTCCGGGTGCGTCGCCAGCACCTCTTCGACCTGCCGCGGGTACACGTTGTAGCCGTTGCGGATGATCATGTCCTTCGTGCGGTCGACGATCGTCAGGTACCCGTCGTCGTCCTTCGTGCCGAGGTCGCCGGTGCGGAACCAGCCGTCGACGATCGCCGCGTCGGTGTCCTCCGGCCGGTCCAGGTACCCGTTCATCAGGTTGTGCCCGCGGATGACGAGTTCGCCGATCTCGCCGTGCGGCAGCAGCACGATCGCGTCGGGCGTGGCCGGGTCGGCGATCTCGACGTCGACACCCCACACCGGCGTCCCGATCGTTCCCGGTCGGGGCGCGCGGCCGACGTGGTTGAAGGTGGCCACGGGCGACGTCTCGGTCAGTCCGTAGCCCTCGTGGACGGGCGCATCGAACACGGACTGGAACCGCTCGAGGACGGCCAACGGCAACGACGCGCCGCCCGAGATCGCGTAGCGCAGGTCCGGTCTGGCGTCGCCTCGGGTCGCGGCGTCGAGCAGTGCCATGTACATCGTCGGCACCCCCATGAAGATCTCGCAGCCGTGCTCGACCATCGCCGACAGCGCTGCGTCGCCGTCGAACTTCGGGAGCATCACGATGGTGGCGCCGGCGCGGAACCCGGTGTTCATCGTGCAGGTCTGACCGAACGTGTGGAACAGCGGGAGTGCCCCGAGCAGGACGTCGCCGCGGTGCATGTCGAAGGTGCTCATCAGGTTCGTGTTGACCTGTTCGAGCAGGGCGAAGTGCGAGCCCTCTGCACCCTTCGGCTTGCCGGTGGTCCCGCTCGTGTACAGGATCGTCGCGGTGTCGAAGGGGTCGCGGGGGACGTAGGTGTCGAGGGGTTCGGCTGCCGCGGCCAGGGCCTCGAGGCGGTCTGGGACGTCGTGGCCGTCGTGGTCGTCGTGGTCGGCCGGTGCGAGCACGGTGATGACGTCGACGCCGGCGAGCTCGGCACCGGCCGCGCCCTCGGCGAGCAGCGGGGCGGCGCAGACGAGCAGCATGGCGCCGCTGTCCTGCAGCAGGTACTCGATCTCGCGCCGCTTGAGCAACGCGTGGACGGGGACGACGACGGCGCCGAGCGCGAGGGTGGCGTAGTAGACGCGGGCGAAGTCCGCGACGTTCGGCACGAGCATCGCCACGCGCGATCCCTCGGTGACCCCGCGGGCCCGGAGCGCT of the Curtobacterium sp. TC1 genome contains:
- a CDS encoding long-chain-fatty-acid--CoA ligase; the protein is MTRTEPTTAAHHGTPRPTRATASVAAILAESAARYPDDVAVIVGDHRTTYAELWSETLAYAGALRARGVTEGSRVAMLVPNVADFARVYYATLALGAVVVPVHALLKRREIEYLLQDSGAMLLVCAAPLLAEGAAGAELAGVDVITVLAPADHDDHDGHDVPDRLEALAAAAEPLDTYVPRDPFDTATILYTSGTTGKPKGAEGSHFALLEQVNTNLMSTFDMHRGDVLLGALPLFHTFGQTCTMNTGFRAGATIVMLPKFDGDAALSAMVEHGCEIFMGVPTMYMALLDAATRGDARPDLRYAISGGASLPLAVLERFQSVFDAPVHEGYGLTETSPVATFNHVGRAPRPGTIGTPVWGVDVEIADPATPDAIVLLPHGEIGELVIRGHNLMNGYLDRPEDTDAAIVDGWFRTGDLGTKDDDGYLTIVDRTKDMIIRNGYNVYPRQVEEVLATHPDVTMAAVFGVPHELHGQEIEAAVVLRAGATVSPDELVHFVSDEIAAYKFPRVVHVVDALPLGPSGKVLKRTLVEQFSTPVDAAAAPA